A section of the Devosia rhizoryzae genome encodes:
- a CDS encoding LptF/LptG family permease has product MKKLTAYLARLFVTDAAILFGIVCFLLWLVNCLRQFEVVSVKGQGFATLAVQALYTMPPLALSFYYICIGIGMVRALTALQASHELHIIHTGKGLGGLWRAAAVTISASVLVVLLLAHWLDPWANRQLNQLNAQVAADLVSSSLKPGRFTQVTPGVVLLIGGREEGGVIDEFFADDRRDPETRRTYIADSARVMANGDDYLLQLSNGTLQYTELDGRFSEVRFASYDISVDSLSQSAAWFDPLAERDSFDLIAAGDWNSDVIKRLLDRSAEGLRVVGLCLLVLAIAGFPSGNRTRIKLPLEALVMIVSFGERGISAYSPLGTGTGAILLIVSAVAILTWRVWPRRPVPMVAA; this is encoded by the coding sequence ATGAAAAAACTGACCGCCTATCTGGCAAGGCTGTTCGTGACCGACGCGGCGATCCTCTTCGGGATCGTGTGCTTCCTTCTTTGGCTAGTCAATTGCCTGCGTCAGTTCGAGGTGGTGTCGGTCAAGGGCCAGGGCTTTGCCACGCTGGCGGTGCAGGCGCTTTATACGATGCCGCCGCTGGCGCTCTCGTTTTACTATATCTGCATCGGCATCGGCATGGTGCGGGCGCTGACGGCGCTGCAGGCAAGCCATGAGCTGCACATCATCCATACCGGCAAGGGGCTGGGCGGGTTGTGGCGGGCAGCGGCGGTGACGATCAGCGCATCCGTCCTTGTCGTGCTGTTGTTGGCGCATTGGCTTGATCCCTGGGCCAACCGGCAGCTCAACCAGCTCAACGCCCAGGTGGCGGCGGACCTTGTGAGTTCATCGTTAAAGCCGGGGCGGTTCACGCAGGTGACGCCTGGCGTCGTGCTCTTGATCGGCGGGCGCGAGGAAGGCGGAGTGATCGACGAATTCTTCGCCGACGACCGCCGCGATCCCGAGACGCGGCGCACCTATATTGCGGACTCGGCGCGGGTCATGGCCAATGGCGACGATTACCTGCTGCAGCTCAGCAATGGAACGCTGCAATATACCGAACTCGACGGGCGCTTTTCGGAAGTGCGGTTTGCGAGCTACGACATCAGCGTCGACAGCCTTAGCCAATCGGCAGCCTGGTTTGATCCGCTGGCGGAGCGGGATAGTTTCGACTTGATTGCAGCCGGGGACTGGAACTCTGACGTGATCAAGCGTCTGCTCGACCGGTCGGCCGAAGGCTTGCGTGTCGTGGGCCTGTGCCTCCTTGTACTGGCGATCGCGGGTTTCCCGAGCGGCAACCGGACGCGGATCAAGCTGCCGCTCGAGGCGCTGGTGATGATCGTTTCTTTCGGAGAGCGCGGTATCAGCGCCTATAGCCCGCTTGGAACGGGGACGGGAGCGATCCTTCTTATCGTCTCAGCGGTGGCGATCCTGACATGGCGGGTCTGGCCGAGGCGGCCTGTGCCGATGGTGGCAGCATGA
- a CDS encoding LptF/LptG family permease has product MAGLAEAACADGGSMNHIDRLVLGRLATRIGATVFIFYGLIALVESLDTWRFTYVSEQRGFAMALLMVAMSAVRWTIKTLPVTVLMGAILGLADLKAKHELTVIKASGISIWRVLRAPALVLIVISFFIGIGAETLSTQINRELAPTPPGQVAQLTPPGETWLEQEGDGGTHYVIMARSMSPGGTNLGDVTIFHLGESEVPRLEAPEAILENGHWRLSTASARSPDGPARTLRDVEIPTSSTAAEIRLKLASTEDMTFFEIATLLQRGVSDPAIRSATTMRLVKLLALPLVLTGSLLIAFAFTAGFSRNKQLGASVLYGITLGFVVFVITEMADRAGTTGVLDPVFAAVGPAVVAIVIGVTVLLHKEDGLI; this is encoded by the coding sequence ATGGCGGGTCTGGCCGAGGCGGCCTGTGCCGATGGTGGCAGCATGAACCATATCGACCGCCTTGTGCTCGGCCGGCTTGCGACACGCATCGGCGCAACCGTCTTCATCTTCTATGGGCTGATCGCGCTGGTCGAGTCGCTCGACACGTGGCGGTTCACCTATGTGTCGGAGCAAAGGGGCTTCGCCATGGCGCTCCTGATGGTCGCGATGAGCGCGGTGCGCTGGACCATCAAGACCTTGCCGGTGACGGTGTTGATGGGAGCGATCCTGGGGCTTGCCGACCTCAAGGCAAAGCATGAGCTGACCGTCATCAAGGCGAGCGGCATTTCCATCTGGCGCGTGCTGCGCGCGCCTGCCCTGGTGCTGATCGTCATCAGCTTCTTTATCGGCATCGGGGCCGAGACGCTGAGCACGCAGATCAACCGCGAGCTGGCCCCTACCCCGCCCGGCCAGGTGGCACAGCTGACGCCTCCCGGGGAAACCTGGCTGGAACAGGAAGGCGATGGCGGAACCCATTACGTGATTATGGCGCGCAGCATGTCGCCGGGCGGCACCAATCTGGGTGACGTGACTATCTTTCACCTGGGTGAAAGCGAGGTGCCCCGGCTCGAAGCGCCCGAGGCCATCCTCGAAAATGGGCATTGGCGGCTGTCGACTGCCTCCGCTCGGTCGCCGGACGGCCCGGCACGGACACTCCGAGACGTCGAAATCCCGACCAGTTCGACCGCAGCGGAAATCCGGCTCAAGCTTGCTTCCACCGAAGACATGACCTTTTTCGAAATCGCAACGCTGTTGCAGCGCGGGGTGAGCGATCCGGCGATACGTTCCGCGACGACCATGCGCCTCGTTAAGCTCCTGGCGCTGCCGCTGGTGCTGACGGGATCGTTGCTGATCGCCTTTGCCTTCACGGCTGGGTTCAGTCGCAACAAGCAGCTTGGCGCCTCGGTGCTCTACGGCATCACGCTGGGGTTTGTTGTCTTCGTCATCACCGAAATGGCTGACCGGGCGGGCACGACCGGGGTGCTGGACCCGGTCTTTGCCGCAGTAGGACCCGCCGTCGTGGCGATCGTCATCGGGGTTACCGTGCTGCTGCACAAGGAAGACGGGCTCATCTAG
- a CDS encoding peptidylprolyl isomerase: MKFADLRRATGAILIGAVLAMSTAGAAMAATVVTVNGEPITDVQVDQRLRLFTMEGNQTGRAGAQKQLIDEAIQMQEAKRLGINVSNAQVDDALLQIARNMQLSRDKLLDLLQQGGINSTTLQDRLRAAIAWNGVAETAVMSQVQISELDLDQQAAAKVQDFQNFDYILKEVIFVGGGGRSAQANKYRASFAGCDSAVDLSLAYNDVAVVDVGRRHATQMPDALAKELAGLNVGGISKPRVVETGVSMLAVCEKVQAEDLTFVKGGLREEAGGAAYEEQAAAYLERLRAQAKIIYN, translated from the coding sequence ATGAAATTTGCAGATCTTCGTCGCGCCACCGGCGCCATCCTGATCGGGGCCGTGCTGGCCATGAGCACTGCGGGCGCTGCCATGGCTGCCACCGTGGTTACGGTCAATGGCGAACCGATCACCGACGTGCAGGTCGACCAGCGCTTGCGCCTGTTCACCATGGAAGGCAATCAGACCGGCCGTGCCGGTGCGCAAAAGCAGCTGATCGATGAAGCGATCCAGATGCAGGAGGCCAAGCGGCTGGGCATCAATGTGTCCAATGCACAGGTCGATGACGCGCTTCTCCAGATCGCGCGCAACATGCAGCTTAGCCGTGACAAGCTGCTCGATCTCTTGCAGCAGGGCGGCATCAACAGCACCACGCTGCAGGACCGCCTGCGTGCTGCCATCGCCTGGAACGGCGTGGCCGAAACGGCAGTGATGTCGCAGGTGCAGATCTCCGAGCTCGATCTTGATCAGCAGGCTGCGGCAAAGGTCCAGGATTTCCAGAACTTCGACTATATCCTCAAGGAAGTAATCTTTGTGGGGGGCGGCGGCCGTTCGGCCCAGGCCAACAAGTATCGCGCCAGCTTTGCCGGCTGCGATAGCGCGGTCGACCTGTCGCTGGCTTACAACGATGTTGCCGTCGTCGATGTCGGCCGGCGCCATGCGACACAGATGCCCGATGCTCTGGCCAAGGAACTCGCCGGCCTCAATGTCGGCGGCATCAGCAAGCCGCGCGTAGTCGAGACTGGCGTTTCCATGTTGGCCGTCTGCGAAAAAGTTCAGGCGGAAGACCTGACCTTCGTCAAGGGCGGGTTGCGCGAAGAAGCTGGTGGCGCCGCGTACGAAGAGCAGGCCGCGGCCTATCTCGAACGGCTCCGCGCCCAGGCCAAGATCATCTACAACTAA
- the pdxA gene encoding 4-hydroxythreonine-4-phosphate dehydrogenase PdxA codes for MVPLAVSMGEPAGIGPDLILQLYARRAELALPPFMVFGHAGFLSSRAKRLGLDLHFTDAVSDFAQAMPVRHIDGDVVDLPGEVHVPAGSVVIRAIEQAVAATLAGDCRAVVTAPIHKGALYETGFFYPGHTEFLAALCAEDGEEPLPVMMLAHEDLRTVPLTIHVPLKDVPALINRELILETLGVMARDLRARFGVAHPRIVVSGLNPHAGEGGAIGREDMEIIAPAIEAARAAGIDAVGPLPGDTLFYPPHWRQYDAVLAMYHDQALIPIKTVAFDAGVNVTLGLPIVRTSPDHGTAFGLAGTGKASAASMLAALRMADEMTTKP; via the coding sequence ATGGTGCCACTGGCCGTGAGCATGGGCGAGCCGGCGGGCATCGGCCCCGACTTGATCCTGCAGCTTTACGCGCGGCGCGCCGAACTGGCCCTGCCCCCCTTCATGGTCTTCGGCCATGCGGGCTTTCTGTCCTCGCGCGCCAAGCGGCTGGGACTCGACCTCCATTTCACCGATGCCGTGTCCGATTTCGCCCAAGCCATGCCAGTTCGCCACATCGACGGCGACGTGGTCGACCTGCCCGGCGAGGTCCATGTTCCCGCCGGCTCGGTGGTCATCCGCGCCATCGAGCAGGCGGTGGCGGCGACCCTTGCCGGCGATTGCCGCGCCGTCGTGACAGCGCCGATCCACAAGGGTGCGCTCTACGAGACCGGCTTTTTCTATCCCGGCCATACCGAGTTTCTCGCCGCCCTCTGCGCCGAAGATGGCGAGGAACCGCTGCCGGTGATGATGCTGGCGCATGAGGATTTGCGTACCGTGCCGCTGACCATCCATGTGCCGCTCAAGGACGTGCCGGCGCTGATCAATCGCGAGTTGATCCTTGAAACGCTCGGCGTCATGGCGCGCGACCTACGGGCGCGGTTCGGCGTCGCGCATCCCCGCATCGTCGTGTCTGGCCTAAACCCCCATGCTGGGGAAGGCGGAGCCATCGGGCGCGAGGACATGGAGATCATCGCGCCAGCTATCGAGGCGGCACGGGCAGCCGGGATCGACGCCGTCGGCCCCCTGCCCGGCGACACGTTGTTTTATCCGCCGCACTGGCGGCAATATGATGCGGTGCTTGCCATGTATCACGATCAGGCGCTGATCCCGATCAAGACCGTTGCCTTCGACGCCGGCGTCAATGTCACGCTGGGCCTACCCATCGTGCGCACCTCGCCCGATCATGGTACGGCCTTTGGCTTGGCGGGCACAGGCAAGGCTTCGGCGGCAAGCATGCTCGCGGCCTTGCGGATGGCAGATGAAATGACAACAAAACCATGA
- the rsmA gene encoding 16S rRNA (adenine(1518)-N(6)/adenine(1519)-N(6))-dimethyltransferase RsmA: MSQIDKLPPLREVIATHGLRAKKELGQNFLFDLNLTARIARVGGSLDGVRVIEVGPGPGGLTRALLAEGAREVIAIERDPRALPALAEIAEAYPGRLTVIAGDAMEMDYPLLADGPTRIIANLPYNIGTQLLTGWLTMEPWPPFFESLTLMFQREVAERIVAQPGDDAYGRLGVLAGWRTEARIAFNVGRQAFVPPPNVTSAVVHLVPKPVETDLPVKHVEQVTRAAFGQRRKMVRQSLKSLGVPVEGLLKAAGLEGDERAEELPIEAFLAMARALPGLR; the protein is encoded by the coding sequence ATGAGCCAGATCGACAAGCTTCCCCCCTTGCGCGAAGTGATCGCTACACACGGCCTGCGCGCCAAGAAGGAGCTGGGGCAGAACTTTCTGTTCGATCTCAACCTTACCGCGCGTATTGCCCGGGTCGGTGGATCGCTCGACGGCGTGCGCGTCATCGAGGTGGGCCCGGGCCCGGGCGGGCTGACGCGGGCCCTCCTTGCCGAAGGCGCGCGCGAGGTCATCGCCATCGAACGCGACCCGCGTGCCTTGCCGGCATTGGCCGAAATCGCCGAAGCCTATCCCGGTCGGCTGACGGTCATTGCCGGCGACGCCATGGAGATGGATTACCCGCTTCTTGCCGACGGCCCGACGCGGATAATCGCCAACCTGCCCTATAATATCGGCACGCAGTTGCTCACGGGCTGGCTCACCATGGAGCCGTGGCCGCCCTTCTTCGAAAGCCTGACGCTGATGTTCCAGCGCGAAGTGGCCGAGCGCATCGTGGCGCAGCCGGGCGACGACGCTTATGGGCGCCTCGGCGTCCTTGCCGGCTGGCGGACCGAGGCGCGGATCGCCTTTAATGTCGGGCGCCAGGCCTTTGTGCCGCCGCCCAACGTCACCTCCGCCGTGGTGCATCTTGTGCCCAAGCCGGTGGAAACGGACCTTCCGGTCAAGCATGTCGAACAGGTCACCAGGGCTGCCTTCGGACAGCGCCGCAAAATGGTGCGGCAGTCGCTGAAGTCGCTCGGCGTGCCGGTCGAGGGCCTGCTGAAGGCGGCGGGGCTAGAGGGTGACGAACGGGCCGAAGAGCTGCCGATCGAGGCATTTCTGGCAATGGCGCGGGCGCTGCCGGGGCTGAGGTAG
- a CDS encoding MFS transporter gives MEAAAPAIRRGTPQFLRANIAFFLAAFSVFASLYSVQPLLPMFAQYWVRDAGTASLALSATTATMAVALIPASMLADRLGRRRLIVGALLTTAALGMLLPFTQVWWQLITLRTLMGISLAGVPAVAMVYLSEEMDPDALGFSMGLYIGGTALGGMAGRVISGVLSDWLGWRLGTGILAALIVLAAIAVAVLLPQPRAFLRDPISLRELLRRCRATFQDAALPWLFASAFLLMGGFVTLYNYAGFRLALPPFLLSHSAIAAIFLVYLLGSASSTWAGGLSQRLGRRKVFWALVAVMGLGMAITAIPSTPVIILGLAIATIGFFAAHGIASAWVTRRAQTGRAQASAIYLVFYYLGASVLGTLGGYAWTAWGWAGVLSVCGGAAALALLVALRLVFVQPLPTPEASATAPPSP, from the coding sequence ATGGAGGCGGCCGCGCCAGCCATCCGCCGCGGCACGCCCCAGTTCCTGCGGGCCAACATCGCCTTCTTTCTTGCCGCCTTTTCGGTGTTCGCCTCGCTCTATTCCGTGCAGCCGCTGCTGCCCATGTTCGCCCAATATTGGGTGCGCGACGCCGGTACGGCCTCGCTCGCGCTCTCGGCCACGACCGCGACCATGGCCGTCGCGCTGATCCCGGCCTCGATGCTCGCCGACCGCCTCGGCCGCCGTCGCCTTATCGTCGGCGCTCTCCTGACAACCGCAGCGCTCGGCATGTTGCTGCCCTTTACCCAGGTCTGGTGGCAGCTAATTACCCTTCGCACCCTGATGGGCATATCACTTGCCGGCGTACCGGCCGTCGCCATGGTCTATCTCTCCGAAGAAATGGACCCTGACGCGCTGGGGTTTTCCATGGGCCTTTATATTGGCGGCACCGCGCTTGGCGGCATGGCCGGTCGCGTCATTTCAGGCGTGCTCTCGGACTGGCTCGGCTGGCGGCTAGGCACCGGCATTCTCGCGGCCTTGATCGTCCTCGCCGCCATCGCCGTCGCTGTCCTCCTGCCGCAGCCGCGCGCCTTCCTCCGCGACCCGATCAGCCTTCGCGAACTGCTGCGCCGCTGCCGCGCGACCTTCCAGGACGCCGCGCTGCCCTGGCTTTTTGCCAGCGCTTTCCTCCTCATGGGCGGCTTCGTCACCCTCTACAACTATGCCGGCTTTCGCCTCGCACTGCCGCCATTCCTCCTCAGCCACTCGGCCATTGCCGCGATCTTTTTGGTCTATCTCCTCGGCAGCGCCAGCTCGACCTGGGCCGGCGGCCTGTCGCAGCGACTCGGCCGCCGCAAAGTGTTCTGGGCGCTGGTGGCGGTGATGGGCCTGGGGATGGCGATCACCGCCATTCCCTCCACCCCGGTCATCATCCTGGGCCTCGCCATCGCGACCATCGGCTTCTTCGCCGCCCACGGCATTGCCAGCGCCTGGGTCACACGACGCGCGCAGACGGGCAGGGCGCAGGCGTCGGCGATCTACCTCGTCTTCTATTATCTTGGCGCCAGTGTTTTGGGCACGCTCGGGGGCTATGCCTGGACGGCGTGGGGCTGGGCCGGGGTGTTGAGCGTGTGCGGCGGCGCCGCGGCCTTAGCGCTGCTGGTGGCGCTGCGGCTGGTGTTTGTTCAACCCCTCCCCACTCCAGAAGCCTCGGCTACTGCACCTCCCTCCCCTTGA
- the gmk gene encoding guanylate kinase has translation MEFQRRGVMLVIASPSGAGKSSISRSLFGADPNIKLSVSVTTRARRTDEVHGKHYHFIDVPTFEKMRRDGELLESAEVHGNFYGTPRALVEEQLAAGNDILFDVDYQGTLQLYEKAREDMVTVFILPPSIKELRARLERRAQDSVGTIEKRLKNARIEMEHFREYDYVIVNEDLEQSVARMRSILSSARLERERQLNLESFVRDLQNQIGSA, from the coding sequence ATGGAATTTCAGCGCCGCGGCGTGATGCTGGTGATTGCGTCGCCATCGGGGGCCGGCAAGTCGTCGATCTCGCGCTCGCTGTTCGGCGCCGATCCCAATATCAAGCTCTCGGTTTCGGTGACCACCCGCGCCCGCCGCACCGACGAAGTGCATGGCAAGCACTACCATTTCATCGACGTCCCGACCTTCGAGAAAATGCGCCGCGATGGCGAACTGCTCGAATCCGCCGAAGTGCACGGCAATTTTTATGGCACGCCGCGCGCCTTGGTCGAGGAACAGCTCGCCGCCGGCAACGACATCCTTTTCGACGTCGACTACCAGGGCACGCTGCAGCTTTACGAAAAAGCGCGCGAGGACATGGTCACGGTCTTCATCCTGCCGCCCTCGATCAAGGAATTGCGCGCCCGTCTCGAGCGCCGCGCCCAGGATAGCGTCGGCACTATCGAAAAGCGGCTCAAGAATGCCCGCATCGAGATGGAGCATTTCCGCGAATACGACTACGTCATCGTCAACGAAGATCTCGAGCAGTCGGTCGCCCGCATGCGCTCAATCTTGTCTTCGGCCCGGCTGGAACGTGAGCGCCAGCTGAACCTTGAAAGCTTCGTGCGCGACCTGCAGAACCAGATCGGATCGGCGTGA
- the mltG gene encoding endolytic transglycosylase MltG, translating to MNDRKVRRRRRSGNGLVDVLNAFLTLLVIGLVVVGGGAFFVASQYYGEGPNPEQRVFRVESGNGLSTIAQRLEEQGFVSNSLIFSQFGSRVEDSSVVKAGDFNIAANASMSDILKELTTGNPLRYAVTIPEGWTVWQAVDRINDDDQLTGSIDQLPQEGSILPGSYDYLPGDTRQSVLDKMQVAMTQALAEVWETREPDLPLDSPAELLILASIVEKETGVATERPQVAAVFVNRLREGMRLQSDPTIIYGITLGQSTLDRGIRRSEIEAQTPYNTYQIDRLPPTPIANPGIDALRAVANPDEHDYLYFVAKGATPREGHVFAETYADHQQNVARYREIAAEAAAQSEAEAETARQALEAQEAADAPQ from the coding sequence ATGAATGATCGCAAGGTTCGCCGTCGCCGGCGCTCGGGCAATGGCTTGGTAGATGTGCTCAATGCCTTCCTGACCCTGCTGGTCATTGGTCTGGTCGTGGTCGGGGGCGGCGCCTTCTTCGTCGCCTCGCAATATTACGGCGAAGGCCCCAATCCTGAGCAGCGCGTCTTCCGCGTCGAGTCGGGCAACGGGCTTTCGACCATCGCGCAGCGCCTCGAAGAGCAGGGTTTCGTCAGCAATTCTCTGATTTTCAGCCAGTTCGGCAGCCGGGTCGAAGACAGTTCGGTGGTCAAGGCCGGCGATTTCAACATCGCGGCCAATGCCAGCATGTCCGATATTCTCAAGGAACTCACCACCGGCAATCCGCTGCGCTATGCGGTGACCATCCCCGAAGGCTGGACCGTTTGGCAGGCGGTCGATCGCATCAACGACGACGACCAACTCACCGGCAGCATCGACCAGTTGCCGCAGGAAGGCTCGATCCTCCCCGGTTCCTATGACTATCTGCCGGGCGACACGCGCCAGTCGGTGCTCGACAAGATGCAAGTGGCCATGACGCAGGCACTTGCCGAAGTGTGGGAAACGCGCGAGCCCGATCTGCCGCTCGACTCGCCTGCGGAACTGCTGATTCTTGCCTCGATCGTCGAAAAGGAAACCGGCGTCGCGACCGAGCGCCCGCAGGTAGCCGCCGTCTTTGTCAATCGCCTGCGGGAAGGCATGCGCCTACAGTCCGACCCGACCATCATCTATGGCATTACCCTGGGCCAATCGACGCTCGATCGCGGTATACGCCGCTCCGAGATCGAGGCGCAGACGCCCTATAATACCTACCAGATCGACCGCCTGCCGCCGACGCCGATCGCTAATCCCGGCATCGATGCGCTACGCGCGGTCGCCAACCCGGACGAGCACGACTACCTCTACTTCGTCGCCAAGGGCGCGACGCCGCGCGAAGGCCACGTCTTTGCCGAGACCTATGCCGATCATCAGCAGAATGTCGCGCGCTACCGCGAGATTGCCGCCGAGGCTGCGGCGCAGTCCGAAGCCGAGGCCGAAACCGCGCGCCAGGCCCTGGAGGCCCAGGAAGCTGCCGACGCGCCGCAATAG
- the fabF gene encoding beta-ketoacyl-ACP synthase II: MRRVVVTGLGLVTPLGCGVEPTWANILAGKSGAKRIDDFQVDDIACQIAHRIPLGDYADGKYNPDEWMEVKEQRKVDDFIVYAMAAATQAIQDAGVEPKTPEEQERTGVLIGSGIGGIGGIYDASITLHEKGPRRISPFFIPGRLINLASGQVSIRFGLKGPNHSVVTACSTGAHAIGDAARLIALGDADVMVAGGTESCVNRLSLAGFSAARAMSTGFNDNPTAASRPYDKDRDGFVMGEGAGIVVLEDYERAKARGAKIYGEIIGYGLSGDAYHITAPAPDGNGGFRAMEAALKRAGIPAAEIDYINAHGTSTPLGDEIELGAVTRLLGDAAPKATMSSTKSAIGHLLGAAGSVESIFCLLAMRDGVAPPTLNLDNPSVETEIDLVPHVAKKKEINVALNNSFGFGGTNATLVMRKIS; this comes from the coding sequence TTGCGTCGAGTCGTTGTAACCGGTCTGGGGCTTGTCACGCCTCTTGGTTGCGGTGTTGAGCCCACCTGGGCCAACATCCTTGCCGGAAAGAGTGGCGCCAAGCGTATCGACGACTTCCAAGTCGACGACATTGCCTGCCAGATCGCCCACCGCATTCCGCTCGGGGACTATGCCGATGGCAAGTACAACCCCGACGAGTGGATGGAGGTCAAGGAGCAGCGCAAGGTCGACGATTTCATCGTCTATGCCATGGCAGCAGCGACCCAGGCCATTCAGGATGCCGGCGTCGAGCCCAAGACCCCCGAAGAGCAGGAGCGCACCGGCGTTCTGATCGGCTCGGGCATTGGCGGCATCGGCGGCATCTATGACGCGTCGATCACCCTTCACGAGAAGGGTCCGCGCCGCATCAGCCCGTTCTTTATTCCGGGCCGCCTGATCAACCTGGCCTCCGGCCAGGTCTCGATCCGCTTCGGGCTCAAGGGTCCGAACCACTCCGTTGTCACCGCCTGTTCGACCGGCGCGCACGCCATTGGCGATGCCGCGCGTCTAATCGCCTTGGGCGATGCCGACGTGATGGTTGCCGGCGGTACCGAGAGCTGCGTCAATCGCCTGTCGCTGGCCGGCTTTTCTGCCGCCCGCGCCATGTCGACCGGCTTCAACGACAATCCGACCGCTGCTTCCCGCCCCTATGACAAGGACCGCGATGGTTTCGTCATGGGCGAGGGCGCCGGCATTGTCGTGCTCGAAGACTACGAGCGCGCCAAGGCGCGTGGCGCCAAGATCTATGGCGAGATCATCGGCTATGGCCTCTCGGGCGATGCCTACCACATCACCGCTCCGGCACCCGACGGCAATGGCGGTTTCCGTGCGATGGAAGCCGCGCTTAAGCGCGCCGGCATTCCGGCCGCCGAGATCGACTACATCAACGCACACGGCACTTCGACGCCGCTTGGCGACGAGATCGAACTTGGCGCAGTGACCCGCCTCCTTGGCGATGCTGCACCCAAGGCAACCATGAGCTCGACCAAGTCCGCGATCGGCCACCTTCTGGGTGCTGCCGGTTCGGTCGAATCGATCTTCTGCCTTCTGGCCATGCGCGATGGCGTTGCGCCACCGACGCTCAACCTCGACAACCCGTCCGTCGAAACCGAGATCGATCTTGTGCCGCATGTGGCCAAGAAAAAAGAGATCAACGTCGCGCTCAACAACAGCTTCGGCTTTGGCGGCACCAACGCCACCCTGGTGATGCGCAAGATCAGCTAA
- a CDS encoding acyl carrier protein: MSDVADRVRKIVVEHLNVDAEKVTEKASFIDDLGADSLDQVELVMAFEEEFSVEIPDDAAESIQTFGDAVSFLTKATS; the protein is encoded by the coding sequence ATGAGCGATGTCGCTGATCGGGTCCGCAAGATCGTTGTGGAACACCTCAATGTGGATGCCGAGAAGGTCACCGAAAAGGCCAGCTTCATCGACGATCTGGGTGCCGATTCGCTCGATCAGGTCGAACTGGTGATGGCTTTCGAGGAAGAATTCTCGGTCGAAATCCCGGACGACGCTGCCGAGTCCATCCAGACCTTCGGCGATGCGGTCTCCTTCCTGACCAAGGCAACCAGCTGA
- the fabG gene encoding 3-oxoacyl-[acyl-carrier-protein] reductase, with the protein MFDLTGKRALVTGASGGIGREIAKALASAGATVALSGTRVGALEDTAKEIGKDCPILPANLSKLDEVDKLVPAAEQAMGGLDILVNNAGMTRDNLFMRMKDEEWDDVIAVNLTAAFHLNRACLRGMMKQRWGRIIGISSVVGVTGNPGQGNYAASKAGLIGMNKALAHEVASRNITVNSIAPGFIASAMTDELNDKQREAILGTVPMNRLGTAQEIAACTVFLASDAAAYITGHTLNVNGGMAMI; encoded by the coding sequence ATGTTTGATCTGACAGGTAAACGCGCTCTCGTCACCGGCGCCAGCGGCGGTATCGGCCGCGAGATCGCCAAGGCCCTGGCATCTGCCGGAGCGACGGTGGCGCTTTCAGGCACGCGCGTCGGCGCGCTGGAAGATACGGCCAAGGAGATCGGGAAAGACTGCCCGATCCTGCCGGCAAACCTCTCCAAGCTCGACGAGGTCGATAAGCTCGTGCCGGCCGCCGAACAGGCCATGGGCGGGCTCGATATCCTGGTCAACAATGCCGGCATGACGCGCGACAATCTCTTCATGCGCATGAAGGATGAGGAGTGGGATGACGTTATAGCCGTTAACCTGACTGCAGCCTTCCACCTCAACCGCGCCTGCCTTCGCGGCATGATGAAGCAGCGCTGGGGCCGTATTATCGGTATTTCCTCGGTGGTCGGCGTCACCGGCAATCCGGGGCAGGGGAACTATGCCGCCTCCAAGGCCGGGCTTATCGGCATGAACAAGGCGCTGGCCCATGAGGTGGCCTCGCGCAACATCACGGTGAACTCCATCGCGCCCGGCTTCATCGCCTCGGCAATGACCGACGAGCTCAACGACAAGCAGCGCGAAGCGATTCTGGGCACCGTGCCGATGAACCGCCTCGGCACGGCGCAGGAAATCGCTGCCTGCACCGTTTTCCTCGCCAGCGACGCGGCGGCCTACATCACGGGCCACACTCTTAACGTCAACGGCGGCATGGCGATGATCTGA